A region of Methanocorpusculum labreanum Z DNA encodes the following proteins:
- the purB gene encoding adenylosuccinate lyase, whose translation MAIHPIDFRYGTPEMKRVWSEDNRFTCIVRAEVALAHAQGVVGMIPAEDAAIIEKNALSASRVRAKEIEAEISHDTMAITRAISEVCGDAGRWIHYGATSNDILDTATGLQLKEAYDLLEKKLSTLMGVLLKRAEETKNLICIARTHGQQGVPTTYGLRFAIWASEVSRHLIRLRESRPRVVVGQMTGAVGTMAAMGEHGIEVQAEMMKYLGIGSVDVSSQVISRDRYAEYIFLLANIATTLDKVGIEVRTLQRTEIGEVEESFSKKQVGSSTMPHKRNPIKSEQVCGLARIVRSMVEPALLNNTLWDERDLTNSSAERITFLETSILCDHCLQVMTGVIENLTINTEAVERNLRYLHGINLAESVMIELTKRGMKREDAHETIREASMEALSAKMPLAEILAAKPEVTEYVSAEEIAKLLKPESYAGLAGVQVENLIRKLAPYCTL comes from the coding sequence ATGGCAATACATCCGATAGATTTCCGGTACGGAACTCCTGAAATGAAACGTGTGTGGAGTGAAGACAACCGGTTTACCTGCATTGTCAGGGCCGAGGTTGCTCTGGCCCATGCTCAGGGAGTCGTCGGGATGATCCCGGCGGAGGATGCGGCGATCATCGAGAAAAACGCTCTTTCGGCTTCACGCGTCCGTGCAAAAGAGATCGAGGCGGAGATCAGCCACGATACGATGGCAATAACCCGGGCAATTTCGGAGGTCTGCGGGGATGCGGGACGCTGGATCCATTACGGGGCCACCTCGAACGATATTCTGGATACGGCGACCGGTCTTCAGCTCAAAGAGGCGTATGATCTCTTAGAGAAAAAACTATCAACGCTGATGGGTGTGTTGTTGAAACGTGCCGAGGAGACCAAAAATCTGATCTGCATTGCCCGGACCCACGGTCAGCAGGGTGTGCCGACGACCTACGGCCTTCGGTTTGCGATCTGGGCGTCCGAGGTCTCACGGCATCTCATAAGACTAAGAGAGAGCCGGCCGCGTGTGGTCGTCGGGCAGATGACCGGAGCGGTTGGAACGATGGCTGCCATGGGCGAACACGGCATTGAAGTCCAGGCTGAGATGATGAAGTATCTGGGCATTGGATCAGTGGATGTCTCGTCCCAGGTCATCTCACGCGACCGGTATGCCGAGTACATCTTCCTGCTCGCAAACATCGCAACGACGCTGGACAAAGTGGGAATTGAGGTCAGGACCCTGCAGCGGACGGAGATCGGCGAGGTCGAAGAGTCCTTCTCCAAAAAGCAGGTAGGATCTTCCACGATGCCGCATAAAAGAAATCCGATCAAGAGCGAGCAGGTCTGCGGTCTTGCACGGATCGTCCGCAGTATGGTCGAGCCGGCTCTTTTGAACAATACGCTCTGGGACGAACGGGATCTGACGAACTCGTCGGCCGAGCGTATCACCTTCCTCGAGACCAGCATTCTGTGCGATCACTGTCTGCAGGTGATGACGGGCGTCATCGAAAATCTGACCATCAACACGGAAGCGGTCGAACGAAACCTCAGATATCTGCACGGCATCAATCTTGCCGAGTCGGTGATGATCGAGCTGACGAAACGCGGGATGAAGCGCGAGGATGCGCACGAGACCATCCGCGAGGCAAGCATGGAGGCGCTTTCTGCAAAGATGCCGCTTGCCGAGATCCTTGCGGCAAAGCCGGAGGTCACTGAGTATGTCTCGGCTGAAGAGATCGCAAAACTGCTCAAGCCCGAAAGCTACGCCGGGCTTGCGGGCGTTCAGGTGGAAAATCTGATCCGAAAACTTGCGCCGTACTGCACGCTGTAA
- a CDS encoding aminotransferase class V-fold PLP-dependent enzyme produces MPHEYKKPHYRKKAEKPARIRGEKKPVPKKELKPGYYIKETDDFVTKFLYWCPACNIPLLAKTCACGNESIKISLQQPYDVRPALKADHDLISSLIKQRFGDAVTLPKILVLNKAGGLDRNDLIIANGVRFAWLWFDPVARKFNLDLEAEALPYLIGKAEKGIIDLEKDAPGLPEGRLGGKKVKVTTTGISDGVVILRYKNKYGTGILKDGSVRIKELISVSPIKSKANPSWEDAVEKNAFHIKNMERNAVREIRQNAPLKPRVNCSFSGGKDSTAVWNIAKKAGVTEAFFIDTGLEFPETIDFVKSQDVELIQKAGDFWQAVEKAGPPGKDHRWCCKLLKLNPLKVHLNDTGECLTIQGNRWYESWSRASLEALSQNPTNPLQLNLSPIRSWRALDVFFYLWLRELPYNPLYERGYERIGCYLCPAMLESELETLRVTHPEMADRWHEFLTRWAEERGLPPEFVTWGLWRWKELPPKMQELVKEAGLDLTEKKIRRSTPASVAHLMPAGKTTDIVEDRVTQEPEPEKTPEPDWDALRGEFPMMGDLMYFDNGATTWSPECVLAATDEFEREYRANVGRGVHRLTRIATQKYWHAHEKVAEFINGSAGTTVFVKNTTEAVNTIARGLSFKEVDVIVTTILEHHSNLLPWRALEAKGVTLRIIGLNDDLTLNMDEFEAAMDPSVRLVAVTHASNVTGTITPIAEISRLCKKYGSLLAVDAAQSVPRMPVDVEKLGVDFLSFSGHKMFGPMGTGVLWMREPILEPLLLGGGMVESVTEDGYVPAEGYHKYEAGTPNVSGGIGLGAAVEFLSGIVMDHIEAHERKLTDMLIDGLAAIPGVTLYCCRDKTQRIGVVSFTVEGFAPHEIAEWLDDEHGIEIRSGLHCAEPLMQYLSAEKGTARACISFYNTESEVNTFIAVIRELTGN; encoded by the coding sequence GTGCCGCACGAATATAAGAAACCGCATTACCGAAAGAAGGCAGAAAAACCAGCACGCATACGTGGAGAGAAAAAACCGGTTCCGAAAAAGGAGCTCAAGCCTGGATACTATATCAAGGAAACCGACGACTTTGTGACTAAATTTCTCTACTGGTGTCCGGCATGCAATATCCCCCTCCTTGCAAAGACCTGTGCCTGCGGGAACGAGAGCATAAAGATCTCCCTTCAGCAGCCGTACGATGTCCGTCCGGCCCTGAAGGCCGATCATGACCTCATCTCTTCCCTCATCAAACAACGGTTCGGGGATGCGGTGACTCTCCCAAAGATCCTCGTTCTCAACAAAGCCGGAGGTCTCGACCGTAACGATCTCATCATCGCAAACGGCGTACGGTTTGCCTGGCTCTGGTTCGATCCGGTCGCACGAAAGTTCAATCTCGATCTCGAAGCCGAGGCGTTGCCCTATCTGATCGGCAAAGCCGAGAAGGGGATCATCGATCTCGAAAAGGACGCTCCCGGACTGCCTGAAGGAAGACTCGGCGGCAAAAAGGTCAAGGTCACTACGACCGGGATCTCTGACGGCGTCGTCATCCTGCGGTACAAAAATAAATACGGGACCGGCATTCTTAAAGACGGCTCGGTCAGAATAAAGGAACTCATCAGCGTTTCACCGATAAAATCCAAGGCAAACCCGTCGTGGGAGGACGCGGTCGAGAAGAACGCGTTCCACATCAAAAACATGGAGCGAAATGCCGTCCGCGAGATCAGACAGAATGCACCGCTCAAACCAAGGGTGAACTGTTCGTTCTCCGGCGGGAAAGACAGCACGGCCGTCTGGAACATCGCGAAAAAAGCCGGCGTGACCGAGGCGTTTTTCATAGATACCGGCCTCGAGTTCCCGGAAACGATTGATTTCGTCAAGTCACAGGACGTCGAACTCATCCAAAAGGCCGGGGACTTCTGGCAGGCAGTGGAAAAAGCCGGCCCTCCGGGAAAAGATCACCGGTGGTGCTGCAAACTCTTGAAACTCAACCCGCTGAAAGTCCATCTCAACGATACAGGAGAGTGTCTGACGATCCAGGGAAACCGCTGGTATGAATCATGGAGCCGGGCGTCGCTCGAAGCTCTCAGTCAGAATCCGACGAACCCTCTGCAGCTGAACCTCTCGCCGATCAGATCCTGGCGGGCTCTGGACGTTTTCTTCTATCTGTGGCTCCGCGAACTTCCCTACAATCCGCTTTACGAACGCGGGTATGAAAGAATCGGCTGCTATCTTTGTCCAGCGATGCTTGAGTCGGAACTTGAAACGCTTCGCGTTACCCACCCGGAGATGGCGGACCGCTGGCATGAGTTTCTTACCCGATGGGCGGAGGAACGCGGTCTCCCGCCCGAGTTCGTTACCTGGGGTCTCTGGCGCTGGAAGGAGCTGCCGCCGAAAATGCAGGAGCTCGTCAAAGAAGCGGGCCTCGATCTGACGGAGAAAAAAATCAGACGAAGTACGCCCGCCTCGGTCGCTCATCTTATGCCGGCCGGCAAAACAACAGACATCGTCGAAGACCGCGTTACGCAGGAGCCGGAGCCGGAAAAAACACCGGAACCTGACTGGGACGCACTTCGCGGCGAGTTTCCCATGATGGGGGATCTGATGTACTTCGACAACGGAGCGACGACCTGGTCGCCAGAGTGCGTTCTTGCGGCGACGGACGAATTTGAACGGGAGTATCGTGCAAACGTAGGACGCGGCGTTCACCGGCTGACGAGGATCGCGACACAGAAATACTGGCATGCTCACGAAAAGGTCGCCGAGTTCATCAACGGCTCTGCGGGAACGACCGTGTTTGTGAAAAACACCACCGAAGCGGTCAACACGATCGCCCGCGGTCTTTCGTTCAAGGAAGTGGACGTGATCGTAACGACGATCCTCGAGCACCACTCGAATCTTCTTCCCTGGCGGGCGCTCGAAGCAAAAGGAGTCACACTCCGCATCATCGGGCTCAACGATGATCTGACGCTGAATATGGATGAATTCGAAGCAGCGATGGATCCGTCTGTCCGGCTTGTTGCCGTGACCCATGCTTCGAACGTTACGGGGACGATCACGCCGATCGCTGAAATCTCACGGCTGTGCAAAAAATACGGCTCGCTGCTTGCGGTCGATGCAGCTCAGTCGGTCCCGCGAATGCCGGTCGATGTCGAGAAACTCGGCGTGGATTTCCTCTCTTTCTCAGGACACAAGATGTTTGGTCCCATGGGGACCGGCGTTCTCTGGATGAGGGAACCGATCCTTGAACCCCTGCTCCTTGGAGGCGGTATGGTCGAGAGCGTCACCGAAGACGGCTATGTGCCTGCCGAAGGGTATCATAAATATGAAGCCGGCACGCCCAACGTATCAGGCGGTATCGGCCTTGGGGCCGCCGTCGAATTTCTTTCCGGCATCGTTATGGACCATATCGAAGCCCATGAACGAAAACTCACCGATATGCTGATCGACGGACTTGCCGCGATCCCCGGCGTTACCCTGTACTGCTGTCGAGATAAAACTCAGCGTATCGGCGTTGTCTCCTTCACGGTCGAAGGCTTTGCGCCCCACGAAATCGCCGAGTGGCTGGATGACGAACACGGAATCGAGATCAGATCGGGTCTCCACTGCGCCGAGCCGCTTATGCAGTATCTTTCTGCAGAAAAAGGAACGGCACGTGCGTGCATCTCTTTCTATAATACCGAAAGCGAAGTGAACACATTTATTGCCGTGATCAGGGAACTGACCGGCAATTAA